From a region of the Corallococcus coralloides DSM 2259 genome:
- a CDS encoding NAD(P)-dependent oxidoreductase, with amino-acid sequence MKVGFIGLGNMGTPMAKNLADAGHELVVWNRTASKADPLKQQGARVAKTPAEAARDVEVVVSMLADDHAAEEAVLGKDGIVSALPKNAIHVSSSTISVALSERLTKAHTDAGQGYVSAPVFGRPEAAAGKQLWVVAAGPKAQVERVRPVLTALGRGLTELGERPSAANTVKLSGNFLIASMMEALSEAFALAEKCGVERAAFLDVFKSVFAKAPIFENYAGAIAKGQYSPAGFALRLGLKDVSLALEAGRAAEVPLPLASLLRDHFLTGVAQGRGDEDWSALGALAQERAGITKKG; translated from the coding sequence ATGAAGGTCGGCTTCATCGGGTTGGGGAACATGGGCACGCCGATGGCGAAGAACCTCGCCGACGCGGGCCATGAACTCGTCGTCTGGAACCGCACCGCCTCCAAGGCGGATCCGCTGAAGCAGCAGGGCGCGCGCGTGGCGAAGACGCCCGCGGAGGCCGCTCGCGACGTGGAGGTCGTCGTGTCCATGCTCGCGGATGACCACGCCGCGGAAGAAGCCGTGCTGGGGAAGGACGGCATCGTCAGTGCCCTTCCGAAGAACGCCATCCATGTCTCCTCCAGCACCATCTCCGTCGCGTTGTCGGAGCGCCTGACGAAGGCGCACACGGACGCGGGGCAGGGCTACGTCTCCGCCCCCGTCTTCGGCCGGCCCGAAGCCGCCGCGGGCAAGCAGCTCTGGGTGGTCGCCGCGGGCCCGAAGGCGCAGGTGGAACGCGTGCGTCCGGTGCTCACGGCCCTGGGGCGCGGCCTCACGGAGCTGGGGGAACGGCCCTCCGCCGCGAACACGGTGAAGCTGTCCGGCAACTTCCTCATCGCGTCGATGATGGAGGCGCTGTCGGAGGCCTTCGCGCTCGCGGAGAAGTGCGGCGTGGAGCGCGCCGCGTTCCTGGACGTCTTCAAGTCCGTCTTCGCCAAGGCTCCCATCTTCGAGAACTACGCCGGCGCCATCGCGAAGGGGCAGTACTCGCCCGCGGGCTTCGCGCTGCGCCTGGGCCTCAAGGACGTGTCGCTGGCGCTCGAAGCGGGAAGGGCCGCCGAGGTGCCGCTGCCACTCGCGAGCCTCCTGCGCGACCACTTCCTCACCGGCGTCGCCCAGGGGCGCGGCGATGAGGACTGGTCCGCGCTCGGCGCGCTCGCACAGGAGCGCGCCGGCATCACGAAGAAGGGCTGA
- the asnS gene encoding asparagine--tRNA ligase: MQVVSVKKALSGAIEAGSKVEVRGWVRTRRDSKAGISFVNVSDGSVFDPIQVVAPNSLPNYEKEVLHLTAGASVICRGTLVQSQGKGQAFEIQADEVQVLGLVDDPDTYPIQPKQHSLEFLREVAHLRVRTNTFGAITRVRNAAAQAVHRFFHGEGFCWVNTPIITASDAEGAGQMFRVSTLDAHNPPRGENGKIDWGKDFFGKEAYLTVSGQLNVEAYCLAMSKVYTFGPTFRAENSNTTRHLAEFWMIEPEIAFADLNEDALLAERFLKYVFKAVLDECAPDMKFFEERQQKGVTERMEKFIGSSFERIDYTEAVSILQKAKKKFEYAPEWGKDLQTEHERYLTEEHVGRPVVVMNYPEAIKAFYMRINEDGKTVAAMDVLAPGIGEIIGGSQREERLDVLDARMKKFGLDPAHYQWYRDLRRYGTVPHAGFGLGFERLIVYMCGLQNIRDAIPYPRVPGSATF; encoded by the coding sequence ATGCAGGTCGTGAGTGTGAAGAAGGCCCTGTCGGGGGCCATCGAAGCGGGCTCGAAGGTGGAGGTGCGCGGCTGGGTGCGGACGCGCCGCGACTCCAAGGCGGGCATCAGCTTCGTGAACGTGAGCGACGGGTCGGTCTTCGACCCCATCCAGGTCGTCGCGCCCAATTCGCTGCCCAATTACGAGAAGGAAGTCCTGCACCTCACCGCGGGCGCCTCCGTCATCTGCCGGGGCACGCTGGTGCAGTCCCAGGGCAAGGGGCAGGCCTTCGAGATCCAGGCGGACGAGGTGCAGGTGCTGGGCCTCGTGGACGACCCGGACACCTACCCCATCCAGCCGAAGCAGCACTCGCTGGAGTTCTTGCGGGAGGTGGCGCACCTGCGCGTGCGCACCAACACCTTCGGGGCCATCACCCGCGTGCGCAACGCGGCGGCGCAGGCGGTGCACCGCTTCTTCCACGGTGAGGGCTTCTGCTGGGTGAACACGCCCATCATCACCGCGAGCGACGCGGAGGGCGCCGGGCAGATGTTCCGCGTGTCCACGCTGGATGCGCACAACCCGCCGCGGGGTGAGAACGGGAAGATCGACTGGGGCAAGGACTTCTTCGGCAAGGAGGCCTACCTCACCGTGTCCGGGCAGCTGAACGTGGAGGCGTACTGCCTGGCCATGTCCAAGGTCTACACGTTCGGCCCCACGTTCCGCGCGGAGAACAGCAACACCACGCGGCACCTGGCCGAGTTCTGGATGATTGAACCGGAGATCGCCTTCGCGGACCTCAACGAGGACGCGCTGCTGGCGGAGCGGTTCCTCAAGTACGTGTTCAAGGCCGTGCTGGACGAGTGCGCGCCGGACATGAAGTTCTTCGAGGAGCGCCAGCAGAAGGGCGTCACGGAGCGGATGGAGAAGTTCATCGGCTCCAGCTTCGAACGCATCGACTACACGGAGGCCGTCTCCATCCTCCAGAAGGCGAAGAAGAAGTTCGAGTACGCGCCAGAGTGGGGCAAGGACCTCCAGACGGAGCACGAGCGCTACCTCACCGAGGAGCACGTGGGCCGGCCCGTGGTGGTGATGAACTACCCGGAGGCCATCAAGGCCTTCTACATGCGCATCAACGAGGACGGGAAGACCGTGGCCGCGATGGACGTGCTCGCGCCGGGCATCGGCGAGATCATCGGCGGCAGCCAGCGCGAGGAGCGCCTGGACGTGCTGGACGCGCGCATGAAGAAGTTCGGCCTCGATCCCGCCCACTACCAGTGGTACCGCGACCTGCGCCGCTACGGCACGGTGCCGCACGCGGGCTTCGGCCTGGGGTTCGAGCGGCTCATCGTCTACATGTGCGGCCTGCAGAACATCCGCGACGCCATCCCCTACCCGCGCGTCCCGGGCTCCGCGACGTTCTAG
- the leuS gene encoding leucine--tRNA ligase: protein MAMNERYEPQSIEGKWQTRWEQEGLFRAGRRPDAPKKYVLEMLPYPSGQMHMGHVRNYLIGDVYARYYQMRGFDVLHPMGWDAFGLPAENAAIKDGVHPAIRTRENIESFKAEIKTLGYSYDWTREVNTSQPEYYRWNQWFFLQMLERGLVYRRFSKVNWCTGCHTVIANEQVKDGRCERCDSEVQDKEMPEWAFRITKYSQDLLDALDTLKEWPDRITSAQRNWIGRSDGAEVDFRVQGHDAALRVFTTRVDTLYGCTYVVLAPDHKLVAQVTTADRRADVDAFAKKMAAQNKTERLGEDAEKEGVFTGGYALNPVTGQPVPIWIANFVVSDYGTGAVMSVPAHDARDFVFARKYSLPVRVVIQPASGDKLGAGETLDAAYTEDGVLVDSGDFTGMASAEARVKLAAKLEAQGQGKATVTYRQKDWGFSRQRYWGTPIPIVYCEKCDPERKGIPVPADQLPVRLPDIDTQAVLTGKGEPPLAKVPEFVNATCPKCGGPARRETETMDTFVDSCWYFARYLSPKYDVAPFDPKEGKRWLPVDIYVGGPEHGVMHLLYFRFWTRVMKLLGLSPVDEPVTRLITQGIVNGADGRKMGKRYGNGVAPNTIVAKYGADTARTYVLFAGPPERDFDWSHEQVEGVFRFLKRVWTLAATHHASSAEATYSGPYEGKALETRRAAHKCVKRVTEAIERLSFNTAVAGVMECVNALYAVGTPETPAEKAAMGEAVRLLARILTPIAPHIADELAEAYGAKASTVTEAWPEFDPALVVDDVIPYAVQVNGKLRAEVRVAADAGEADVRAAAEADDKVKAALEGKTLRKFVFVPKRLVNFVVG, encoded by the coding sequence ATGGCGATGAACGAGCGTTACGAGCCGCAGTCGATTGAAGGAAAGTGGCAGACCCGCTGGGAGCAGGAGGGCCTCTTCCGGGCAGGCAGGCGCCCGGATGCCCCGAAGAAGTACGTCCTGGAGATGCTGCCGTACCCCAGTGGCCAGATGCACATGGGGCATGTGCGCAACTACCTCATCGGGGACGTCTACGCGCGCTACTACCAGATGCGCGGCTTCGACGTGCTGCACCCCATGGGCTGGGACGCCTTCGGCCTGCCGGCGGAGAACGCGGCCATCAAGGACGGCGTCCACCCGGCCATCCGCACCCGCGAGAACATCGAGTCGTTCAAGGCGGAGATCAAGACGCTCGGCTACAGCTACGACTGGACACGCGAGGTCAACACCAGCCAGCCGGAGTACTACCGCTGGAACCAGTGGTTCTTCCTCCAGATGCTCGAGCGCGGGCTCGTCTATCGCCGCTTCAGCAAGGTGAACTGGTGTACCGGCTGCCACACCGTCATCGCCAACGAGCAGGTGAAGGACGGCCGCTGCGAGCGCTGTGACTCCGAGGTGCAGGACAAGGAGATGCCCGAGTGGGCGTTCCGCATCACGAAGTACTCGCAGGACCTGCTCGACGCGCTCGACACGCTCAAGGAGTGGCCGGACCGCATCACCTCGGCCCAGCGCAACTGGATTGGCCGTTCGGACGGCGCGGAGGTGGACTTCCGCGTGCAGGGGCATGACGCCGCCCTGCGCGTCTTCACCACCCGCGTGGACACGCTCTACGGCTGCACCTACGTGGTGCTCGCGCCGGACCACAAGCTCGTGGCCCAGGTGACGACGGCGGACCGCCGCGCGGACGTGGACGCGTTCGCGAAGAAGATGGCCGCGCAGAACAAGACGGAGCGGCTGGGCGAGGACGCGGAGAAGGAGGGCGTCTTCACCGGCGGCTACGCGCTCAACCCGGTGACGGGCCAGCCGGTCCCCATCTGGATCGCCAACTTCGTGGTGAGCGACTACGGCACCGGCGCGGTGATGAGCGTGCCGGCGCACGACGCGCGCGACTTCGTCTTCGCGCGCAAGTACTCGCTGCCCGTGCGCGTGGTCATCCAGCCGGCGTCCGGCGACAAGCTCGGTGCCGGGGAGACGCTCGACGCGGCGTACACGGAGGACGGCGTCCTCGTGGACTCCGGTGACTTCACCGGCATGGCTTCGGCCGAGGCGCGCGTGAAGCTCGCCGCGAAGCTGGAGGCGCAGGGGCAGGGCAAGGCCACGGTGACGTACCGCCAGAAGGACTGGGGCTTCAGCCGCCAGCGCTACTGGGGCACGCCCATCCCCATCGTCTACTGCGAGAAGTGCGACCCGGAGCGCAAGGGCATCCCCGTCCCGGCGGATCAGCTCCCGGTGCGGCTGCCGGACATCGACACGCAGGCGGTGCTCACCGGCAAGGGGGAGCCGCCGCTCGCGAAGGTGCCGGAGTTCGTCAACGCGACCTGCCCGAAGTGCGGCGGCCCCGCGCGCCGGGAGACGGAGACGATGGACACCTTCGTCGACTCCTGCTGGTACTTCGCGCGCTACCTGTCGCCGAAGTACGACGTGGCGCCCTTCGACCCGAAGGAGGGGAAGCGCTGGCTCCCGGTGGACATCTACGTGGGTGGCCCCGAGCACGGCGTGATGCATCTGCTCTACTTCCGCTTCTGGACCCGGGTGATGAAGCTCCTCGGGCTGTCCCCGGTGGACGAGCCCGTCACGCGGCTGATCACCCAGGGCATCGTCAACGGCGCGGACGGCCGGAAGATGGGCAAGCGCTACGGCAACGGCGTGGCGCCCAACACCATCGTGGCGAAGTACGGCGCGGACACCGCGCGCACCTACGTGCTCTTCGCGGGCCCGCCGGAGCGCGACTTCGACTGGTCCCACGAGCAGGTGGAGGGCGTGTTCCGCTTCCTCAAGCGCGTGTGGACGCTGGCCGCCACGCACCACGCTTCCTCGGCGGAGGCCACGTACTCGGGCCCCTACGAGGGCAAGGCGCTGGAGACGCGCCGCGCGGCGCACAAGTGCGTCAAGCGCGTGACGGAGGCCATCGAGCGCCTGTCCTTCAACACCGCCGTCGCGGGCGTCATGGAGTGCGTGAACGCGCTCTACGCGGTGGGCACGCCGGAGACGCCCGCGGAGAAGGCGGCGATGGGCGAGGCGGTGCGGCTGCTCGCGCGCATCCTCACGCCCATCGCGCCGCACATCGCGGACGAGCTGGCGGAGGCCTACGGCGCGAAGGCGTCCACCGTCACGGAGGCCTGGCCGGAGTTCGACCCGGCGCTGGTGGTGGACGACGTGATTCCGTACGCCGTGCAGGTGAACGGCAAGCTGCGCGCGGAGGTGCGCGTGGCGGCGGACGCGGGCGAGGCGGACGTGCGCGCGGCGGCGGAGGCGGATGACAAGGTGAAGGCCGCCCTGGAAGGCAAGACGCTGCGCAAGTTCGTCTTCGTCCCCAAGCGGCTGGTGAACTTCGTCGTCGGCTGA
- the lptE gene encoding LPS assembly lipoprotein LptE has translation MRPSRNAVQAGAVKAFRWGVVAAAMLGAGCGYRFSPWGSALPAGTGQVCAPIFANETAEPGLENLFTSYLRNQLIQAGRLDTAPGCASTIEGAVLNIWTSPTIIPNNYRISTTVRLRLVKEGQLLSETVVAGTEDYLQGRGNVLEAEANRQAALARLAELLMRDGYDRLASTW, from the coding sequence ATGCGGCCCTCAAGGAACGCGGTTCAGGCGGGTGCGGTGAAGGCGTTCCGGTGGGGCGTGGTGGCGGCGGCGATGCTGGGCGCCGGGTGCGGCTACCGCTTCAGCCCGTGGGGCTCCGCGCTGCCGGCAGGCACGGGCCAGGTGTGCGCTCCCATCTTCGCCAACGAGACGGCGGAGCCCGGGCTGGAGAACCTCTTCACGAGCTACCTGCGCAACCAGCTCATCCAGGCCGGCCGGCTGGATACCGCTCCGGGCTGCGCGTCCACGATTGAAGGGGCGGTGCTCAACATCTGGACGTCCCCGACCATCATCCCCAACAACTACCGCATCTCCACGACCGTGCGGCTGCGCCTCGTGAAGGAGGGACAGCTGCTGTCGGAGACAGTGGTGGCGGGGACCGAGGACTACCTCCAGGGACGCGGAAACGTCCTGGAAGCCGAGGCCAACCGTCAGGCCGCGCTGGCGCGCCTGGCGGAGCTGCTCATGCGCGACGGCTACGATCGGCTGGCCAGCACCTGGTGA
- the rpsT gene encoding 30S ribosomal protein S20 — MANTKSAEKRYRQSLKRRARNVNVRTTVKDAVKSAREAIASKDGSKLTDALKAASKTLNKAASKGVLHKRTAARRISRLAKAAAKKKA, encoded by the coding sequence TTGGCGAACACCAAGTCCGCAGAGAAGCGTTACCGCCAGTCCCTGAAGCGCCGCGCCCGGAACGTGAACGTCCGGACGACCGTGAAGGACGCCGTCAAGTCCGCCCGCGAGGCCATTGCCTCCAAGGACGGTTCGAAGTTGACGGACGCGCTGAAGGCGGCTTCCAAGACCCTCAACAAGGCGGCCAGCAAGGGCGTCCTGCACAAGCGCACCGCCGCGCGCCGCATCTCCCGGCTGGCCAAGGCCGCCGCGAAGAAGAAGGCCTAG
- the mazG gene encoding nucleoside triphosphate pyrophosphohydrolase, with protein MAAPGNELERLVEIMRRLRAEGGCPWDREQDLRSLRPYLTEEAFEVLDEMDRVADGGPWRPLCEELGDLLFQIVFHAQLAAELGEFTMADVCAAISDKITSRHPHVFGDQQVKGAEQVLANWAQLKAEERKKKTGRAGSVLDGVPTAAPSLLRAERLTEKASRIGFDWPDLAGVRGKLDEELRELDEAIASGDRDAIEHELGDVLFSLANLARFVKTPAEDALRMATRRFVTRFQYIEAKLNEENVPFGGATLAHMERHWQAAKAVEKALPPPSHPPRASVATLRLAVPDVAAQRAFWDELASWLGWVPTRTTDGTAAYTGAGLRLVFMPGSAQAQAGSALAITLEAPSASGVARLLELFRAHHPGRLVPCANSEAGFQFVDPAGLRWEYAAPPA; from the coding sequence ATGGCGGCGCCTGGAAACGAGCTGGAACGACTGGTGGAGATCATGCGGCGCCTTCGGGCCGAGGGCGGCTGCCCGTGGGACCGCGAGCAGGACCTGCGCTCGCTGCGCCCCTACCTGACCGAGGAGGCGTTCGAGGTCCTGGATGAAATGGACCGCGTCGCCGACGGCGGCCCGTGGCGCCCGCTGTGTGAAGAGCTGGGGGACCTGCTCTTCCAGATCGTCTTCCACGCGCAGCTGGCGGCGGAGCTGGGCGAGTTCACGATGGCGGACGTCTGCGCGGCGATCAGCGACAAGATCACCAGCCGGCACCCGCACGTGTTCGGGGATCAGCAGGTGAAGGGCGCCGAGCAGGTGCTGGCCAACTGGGCGCAGCTGAAGGCGGAGGAGCGCAAGAAGAAGACCGGGCGCGCGGGCTCCGTGCTGGACGGCGTGCCCACCGCGGCCCCGTCCCTGCTGCGCGCGGAGCGCCTGACAGAGAAGGCCAGCCGCATCGGCTTCGACTGGCCGGACCTGGCCGGGGTGCGCGGCAAGCTGGACGAGGAGCTGCGCGAGCTGGACGAGGCCATCGCGTCGGGCGACCGGGACGCCATCGAGCACGAGCTGGGGGACGTCCTGTTCTCGCTCGCGAACCTCGCGCGCTTCGTGAAGACGCCCGCGGAGGACGCGCTGCGCATGGCCACGCGCCGCTTCGTCACCCGCTTCCAGTATATCGAGGCGAAGCTGAACGAGGAGAACGTCCCCTTCGGCGGCGCCACGCTCGCGCACATGGAGCGCCACTGGCAGGCCGCGAAGGCCGTGGAGAAGGCGCTGCCCCCGCCCAGCCACCCGCCGCGCGCGTCCGTGGCCACCCTGCGCCTGGCCGTGCCGGACGTGGCGGCCCAGCGGGCCTTCTGGGATGAGCTGGCCTCCTGGCTGGGCTGGGTTCCCACCCGGACGACGGATGGCACGGCGGCCTACACGGGCGCGGGCCTGAGGCTCGTCTTCATGCCGGGCAGCGCCCAGGCGCAGGCCGGATCCGCGCTGGCCATCACCCTGGAGGCCCCCTCCGCCTCGGGGGTCGCCCGGCTCCTGGAGCTGTTCCGGGCCCACCATCCGGGGCGGCTGGTGCCGTGCGCCAACTCCGAGGCGGGCTTCCAGTTCGTGGATCCCGCCGGGCTGCGGTGGGAATACGCCGCCCCACCGGCTTGA
- a CDS encoding tetratricopeptide repeat protein, which yields MLRSFLGLCCSLVLLVPARAPALMQEPLLRIEEKVIEPEPDPSTFHATEDDPVEDTGPEEADEPDPEPRPDTRRRVIAPPALKSAAPATPAAPAEPAPPPVVVPARPAVTPVMAPKVTDAELLAVWEKWKAARSRNDLAAADAAQKELLTLREEVLASDLEPLSMGFVREAGVRRRAGDLRGALALLDVAVALSPGLPAARFARAETYVVEDPLKVSRGLGEWKTALVTLLGDARYRRPALTDLGALVLAAWAATAVAVVAVLFLRRIRYALHDFHHLFPRAVTRWQSGLLGLMLLALPVVLGAGLVPVLLLLFASVALYVGRAERWVAAVLLMGLGVMPLAAGALTRFTVFAGTPAEDVYLLERGGLSAEGAAARVRARAEARTARFQELGALAWYEARRGLLEEARADFKAASALKSGDARMLTRFGNALLGLGDVDGAVLLYTQASKADPSMAAPHYNLGQVYRRRARLLPDDQLGKELDRSTSAIAQAQALDSSLLRRDPPPEDRPLLNLLLLAPTVPERDWMGLADGTQEGARVEGQVGRWLSPVLPAGPVGWGLTAALAALFALFGEASRRMKASRGCERCGNAICLRCDKDLSVGGAMCGQCVHVYARKSQVPKEFRSRKQGEVDRHQAWTKRVTYALGSLVSGAGHVGTGLPVRGALYAFVFSFAVAALVLHRGLVRTPYGDAPLYLKLVPAGTVLFFVYLLTLRGLRRHQRGEA from the coding sequence ATGCTCCGCTCGTTCCTCGGCCTGTGTTGCAGCCTCGTGCTGCTTGTCCCCGCGCGCGCCCCTGCGTTGATGCAGGAGCCGCTCCTGCGCATCGAGGAGAAGGTCATCGAGCCGGAGCCGGATCCCAGCACCTTCCACGCCACGGAGGATGATCCGGTGGAGGACACCGGCCCCGAGGAGGCCGACGAACCGGATCCCGAGCCCCGCCCCGACACCCGGCGCCGCGTCATCGCCCCGCCGGCCCTGAAGTCCGCAGCCCCCGCCACTCCCGCGGCCCCCGCCGAACCCGCGCCCCCGCCCGTCGTCGTCCCGGCCCGTCCCGCGGTCACCCCGGTGATGGCGCCGAAGGTGACGGACGCGGAGCTGCTGGCCGTCTGGGAGAAGTGGAAGGCGGCCCGCTCCCGCAACGACCTGGCCGCGGCGGACGCCGCCCAGAAGGAGCTGCTCACGCTGCGCGAGGAGGTGCTCGCCTCCGACCTGGAACCCCTGAGCATGGGCTTCGTGCGCGAGGCCGGAGTCCGCCGCCGCGCTGGGGACCTGAGGGGCGCGCTCGCGCTCCTGGATGTGGCCGTGGCCCTGTCGCCCGGGCTGCCCGCCGCGCGCTTCGCCCGGGCGGAGACGTACGTGGTGGAGGATCCGCTGAAGGTGTCGCGCGGGCTGGGCGAGTGGAAGACCGCCCTCGTGACGCTGCTCGGTGACGCCCGCTACCGCCGGCCCGCGCTCACGGACCTGGGCGCGCTGGTGCTCGCGGCGTGGGCGGCCACGGCGGTGGCGGTGGTCGCGGTGCTCTTCCTGCGGCGGATCCGCTACGCGCTGCATGACTTCCACCACCTGTTCCCCCGGGCGGTCACGCGCTGGCAGTCCGGGCTCCTGGGCCTGATGCTCCTGGCGCTGCCCGTGGTGCTGGGCGCGGGCCTGGTGCCGGTGCTGCTCCTGCTCTTCGCCTCGGTCGCGCTGTACGTCGGCCGCGCCGAGCGCTGGGTGGCCGCCGTGCTGCTGATGGGCCTGGGCGTGATGCCGCTCGCCGCCGGGGCGCTGACGCGCTTCACCGTCTTCGCCGGCACGCCCGCGGAGGACGTCTACCTGCTGGAGCGCGGGGGCCTGTCCGCGGAGGGCGCGGCGGCCCGCGTGCGCGCCCGCGCGGAGGCTCGCACCGCCCGCTTCCAGGAGCTGGGCGCGCTCGCCTGGTACGAAGCGCGCCGGGGCCTGCTGGAGGAGGCGCGGGCGGACTTCAAGGCCGCCTCCGCCCTCAAGTCAGGCGACGCGCGGATGCTCACGCGCTTTGGCAACGCGCTCCTGGGGCTGGGCGACGTGGACGGCGCGGTGCTCCTCTACACGCAGGCGTCCAAGGCGGATCCGTCCATGGCGGCGCCGCACTACAACCTGGGGCAGGTGTACCGGCGCCGGGCCCGGCTCCTGCCGGATGATCAGCTGGGCAAGGAACTGGACCGCTCCACCTCCGCCATCGCCCAGGCGCAGGCCCTGGACAGCTCGCTCCTGCGCAGGGATCCGCCTCCGGAGGACCGCCCCCTGCTCAACCTCCTGCTGTTGGCCCCGACGGTGCCGGAGCGCGACTGGATGGGCCTGGCGGACGGCACCCAGGAGGGCGCCCGCGTGGAGGGCCAGGTGGGCCGGTGGCTGTCGCCCGTCCTGCCGGCAGGCCCGGTGGGCTGGGGGCTGACCGCGGCGCTCGCGGCCCTCTTCGCCCTCTTCGGAGAGGCCTCCCGGCGCATGAAGGCGTCGCGCGGCTGTGAGCGGTGCGGAAACGCCATCTGCCTCCGCTGCGACAAGGACCTGTCCGTGGGCGGCGCGATGTGCGGCCAGTGCGTCCACGTCTACGCACGCAAGAGCCAGGTGCCCAAGGAGTTCCGCTCGCGCAAGCAGGGCGAGGTGGACCGCCACCAGGCCTGGACGAAGCGCGTGACGTACGCGTTGGGCAGCCTGGTGTCCGGCGCGGGCCACGTGGGCACGGGCCTGCCGGTGCGGGGCGCCCTCTATGCCTTCGTGTTCAGCTTCGCCGTGGCCGCGCTGGTGCTCCACCGGGGCCTGGTCCGCACGCCCTACGGCGACGCGCCGCTGTACCTCAAGCTCGTGCCCGCGGGCACGGTCCTCTTCTTCGTCTACCTGCTGACCCTGCGCGGCCTGCGCCGCCACCAGCGGGGGGAGGCCTGA
- a CDS encoding DUF4388 domain-containing protein, translating into MSLKGTLKDFGIGDILQLIGQQQKTGTLHLRNKDQEVRVGFQDGHIIKAESLTRKRKELIGAMLVRAEIITETQLEAALEVQKRTLKRLGDVLVQSHALTAERFQQMAQLQVTETLYRLFTWKAGTYEFIQEPVEPGPEGITPLRAETVLMEGFRMVDEWPVIRKRIHRDDMTFERVKALPPPRAHADEGGELGVIGPSERHVYEEIAVGRDLRRMVDLCGLGEFETCKALYNLVKGDYVRAIDPEGRAPVPEDTRLVARVAGLLGRVAVTMAVIAGLAFIASRWVGRQGHEPGASRLGDPAAQRQIAHAQRVRIEAALEVFQLEKGTLPERLDALVDAGLLSPEELRYPWREEYYYRRTAARQFILLPPVR; encoded by the coding sequence ATGTCCCTCAAGGGCACCCTCAAGGACTTCGGCATTGGCGACATCCTGCAGCTGATTGGCCAGCAGCAGAAGACGGGCACGCTCCACCTGCGCAACAAGGACCAGGAGGTGCGCGTCGGCTTCCAGGACGGCCACATCATCAAGGCCGAAAGCCTCACCCGGAAGCGCAAGGAGCTCATCGGCGCCATGCTGGTGCGCGCCGAGATCATCACGGAGACCCAGCTGGAGGCCGCGCTGGAGGTCCAGAAGCGCACCCTCAAGCGCCTGGGCGACGTGCTGGTGCAGAGCCACGCGCTCACCGCGGAGCGCTTCCAGCAGATGGCCCAGCTCCAGGTGACGGAGACGCTCTACCGCCTCTTCACCTGGAAGGCGGGCACCTACGAGTTCATCCAGGAGCCCGTGGAGCCCGGCCCCGAAGGCATCACCCCGCTGCGCGCGGAGACGGTGCTGATGGAGGGCTTCCGGATGGTGGACGAGTGGCCCGTCATCCGGAAGCGCATCCACCGCGACGACATGACCTTCGAGCGCGTCAAGGCGCTCCCGCCGCCCCGCGCCCACGCCGACGAGGGCGGGGAGCTGGGCGTCATTGGTCCGTCGGAGCGCCACGTCTATGAGGAGATCGCGGTGGGGCGCGACCTGCGCCGCATGGTGGACCTCTGCGGCCTGGGCGAGTTCGAGACCTGCAAGGCGCTCTACAACCTGGTCAAGGGCGACTACGTGCGCGCCATCGACCCGGAAGGCCGCGCTCCCGTACCGGAGGACACCCGCCTCGTCGCCCGGGTGGCCGGCCTCCTGGGCCGCGTCGCGGTGACCATGGCGGTCATCGCGGGGCTGGCCTTCATCGCGTCCCGCTGGGTCGGCAGGCAGGGGCACGAGCCCGGCGCCTCCCGGTTGGGGGATCCCGCCGCCCAGCGTCAGATTGCCCACGCCCAGCGCGTCCGCATCGAGGCCGCGCTGGAGGTGTTCCAACTGGAGAAGGGAACCCTCCCGGAGCGGTTGGATGCTTTGGTGGATGCCGGATTGTTGAGTCCGGAGGAACTGCGCTACCCGTGGCGGGAGGAGTACTATTACCGCCGCACGGCCGCCCGGCAGTTCATCCTCCTACCGCCCGTGCGCTAG